In Pelagicoccus albus, the following are encoded in one genomic region:
- a CDS encoding ribonuclease HI has translation MSWSLFTDGSSDPKSKIGYGCFLLLESPPLGDCDNLADLVRTKRFYPTSSSRLELQCVIWALESISLHVGPMTLYTDSQVICGLSERRARLEKARFCGKNGKELAQADLYLKFYYLSDALSFTVKKIKGHRPNRESSDLDRIFKIVDKATRAALRKELS, from the coding sequence ATGTCATGGAGTTTGTTCACCGATGGGAGCTCTGATCCGAAGTCTAAAATTGGATACGGCTGTTTCCTTCTTTTAGAGAGTCCACCGTTGGGGGACTGCGACAATCTAGCTGATTTGGTGCGAACGAAACGTTTTTATCCGACTAGTTCCTCCAGGCTAGAGCTTCAGTGTGTCATATGGGCTCTAGAGAGCATCTCTCTTCATGTAGGCCCAATGACTCTCTATACGGATTCCCAAGTTATATGTGGCTTGAGCGAACGACGAGCTCGTCTGGAGAAAGCCCGCTTTTGCGGAAAAAATGGCAAAGAACTGGCTCAAGCAGATTTGTATCTAAAATTTTATTACTTGAGTGATGCGTTAAGCTTCACAGTTAAAAAGATCAAAGGCCACCGTCCAAACCGAGAATCTTCCGATTTAGACCGCATCTTCAAGATAGTGGATAAAGCGACGCGAGCGGCTCTACGAAAAGAGCTATCCTAA
- a CDS encoding DUF2293 domain-containing protein has product MPLQSREVKPHPKPRQVVTLSGEVLIVPAHWDLLEPGDATLTRRVKAKGPSWTVKEKRGRRVVSLGVWADKETIEIERLKLKIERQKPEYQKQLQAGRDRRAKQQENYVEDFRRKVFEFLDFHPKYEAMARVMAQQIASHATPVGSGTVARTERIPIEKRAEAATIAWMRHQTTAYDDMHIPRVKGARREARRRLAAKSKELLETYRRGTSIELTKCPLANALTPNKVAEKQSGEPERPSQGELFS; this is encoded by the coding sequence ATGCCACTCCAATCCCGGGAAGTAAAACCCCACCCCAAGCCAAGACAGGTAGTCACGCTCTCGGGTGAAGTTCTAATCGTTCCTGCACATTGGGACTTGCTAGAACCAGGGGACGCTACACTGACCAGACGAGTTAAAGCGAAGGGCCCTAGTTGGACTGTGAAGGAGAAACGAGGCCGTCGCGTTGTGTCTCTTGGCGTTTGGGCCGACAAGGAAACCATAGAAATTGAACGGCTTAAGCTCAAAATAGAGCGACAAAAACCGGAGTACCAAAAGCAGCTTCAAGCGGGAAGAGATCGAAGAGCCAAGCAACAAGAGAACTACGTGGAGGACTTTCGCCGGAAGGTGTTCGAGTTTCTCGATTTTCACCCCAAGTACGAGGCTATGGCCAGAGTCATGGCCCAGCAGATCGCCTCGCATGCTACGCCGGTCGGAAGCGGAACCGTGGCGAGAACGGAGAGAATTCCCATCGAAAAGCGGGCCGAAGCGGCTACCATCGCTTGGATGCGACATCAGACAACTGCCTACGACGACATGCACATCCCTCGAGTCAAAGGAGCCAGACGCGAAGCGAGACGCAGGCTCGCGGCAAAATCCAAGGAACTACTGGAAACTTACCGAAGGGGCACCTCAATCGAGCTGACGAAGTGCCCATTGGCAAACGCCCTCACCCCCAACAAGGTAGCTGAAAAACAATCTGGCGAACCTGAAAGACCGAGCCAAGGAGAGCTGTTTTCTTAG
- a CDS encoding nucleoside hydrolase yields the protein MRSVIIDSDWGGDVMQLASILLSRPTEYELLGATVTFGNATHNQNLDNAGAMLRFLGMDSQISRYPGALAPSGKEFQPEGDEAHGRTGLGDAVLPLSSYLPEEQSTVDFLLERLEQEIEDSITLIATGPQTNVAEAIRQAPETMARLKEIRIMGGCIDPMQGYRVDENLKRTSEKPIARKGNITETAEFNFQQAPHDAKVVLESGIPIALFPMDCTHQLTFTEERANRLKDTLSSEPEKLQQLLDLLQAPEAMDQAKFGINSVMHDVHTTVSMVAPELYLGRHGTVSIEEDGEVNFSPEAGGRHWACERITNPDAVFEILLASLEALLIEK from the coding sequence ATGCGGAGTGTAATCATCGACAGTGATTGGGGTGGGGATGTTATGCAGTTGGCCAGCATACTATTGTCTCGACCAACTGAATACGAACTATTGGGGGCGACCGTTACGTTTGGAAATGCTACCCATAATCAAAATTTGGATAATGCGGGAGCTATGCTCCGCTTCCTCGGGATGGATTCTCAAATCTCTCGCTATCCCGGAGCCTTGGCTCCCAGTGGCAAGGAGTTTCAACCGGAGGGCGATGAGGCACACGGAAGAACCGGTTTAGGGGACGCAGTTCTCCCGCTTTCGAGCTATTTGCCAGAAGAACAATCGACAGTGGACTTCCTTCTGGAGCGTCTTGAGCAAGAGATCGAAGATTCTATCACTCTGATTGCTACCGGACCGCAAACGAATGTCGCTGAAGCGATTCGGCAAGCTCCCGAGACTATGGCTCGATTGAAAGAGATTCGAATCATGGGAGGATGCATTGACCCGATGCAGGGTTATCGAGTCGATGAGAATCTAAAGCGAACCAGCGAGAAACCTATCGCCCGCAAAGGGAATATCACAGAAACGGCTGAATTCAATTTTCAGCAAGCTCCACATGATGCAAAAGTTGTATTGGAAAGTGGAATACCGATCGCTCTCTTTCCGATGGATTGCACGCATCAACTGACGTTCACGGAAGAGCGAGCAAACCGTCTCAAGGATACTCTGAGCTCCGAGCCCGAGAAATTGCAGCAACTACTAGATCTTTTGCAGGCGCCGGAGGCTATGGACCAAGCTAAGTTTGGGATTAATTCGGTGATGCATGATGTGCATACCACCGTATCTATGGTGGCTCCGGAGCTCTATCTTGGGCGTCACGGCACTGTTTCGATCGAAGAGGATGGCGAGGTGAATTTTAGTCCTGAAGCGGGGGGGCGGCATTGGGCTTGCGAACGTATCACGAATCCGGATGCGGTTTTCGAAATCTTGCTCGCTTCTTTAGAAGCGCTGTTGATTGAGAAATAG